A single Fusobacterium sp. JB019 DNA region contains:
- a CDS encoding YggS family pyridoxal phosphate-dependent enzyme — translation MATITKRVEEIQEDIKKHSIYPEKVKLVAVTKYPIVDKPKLEELMANEIFDFGENRVQVLEAKRELLEEDKDKINWNFIGNLQKNKVKYIIDYVYMIHSINRMSLAQEVDKRAKGIGRIIDVLIEINLSGEESKEGYTKEDFYKELPELMKLKNINIKGLMTMAPNVDDEEEIRASFRKLREIKDELNEKYFKGTLSELSMGMSHDYKIALEEGATIIRVGSKLYS, via the coding sequence TTGGCAACAATAACTAAAAGAGTTGAGGAAATACAAGAAGATATAAAGAAACATTCTATATATCCAGAAAAAGTTAAATTGGTTGCAGTTACTAAATATCCAATAGTGGATAAACCTAAGTTAGAAGAACTAATGGCTAATGAAATATTTGATTTTGGAGAAAATAGAGTTCAGGTATTAGAAGCCAAAAGAGAATTATTAGAAGAAGATAAAGATAAAATAAATTGGAATTTTATAGGAAATTTACAAAAAAATAAAGTAAAATATATTATAGACTATGTTTATATGATTCATTCAATAAATAGAATGTCTCTTGCTCAGGAAGTAGATAAGAGAGCTAAAGGAATTGGAAGAATAATAGATGTTTTAATTGAAATAAATTTAAGTGGAGAAGAATCTAAAGAGGGATATACAAAAGAAGATTTTTATAAAGAACTGCCTGAATTAATGAAATTAAAAAATATAAATATTAAAGGTCTTATGACTATGGCTCCAAATGTAGATGATGAGGAAGAAATTAGAGCTAGTTTTAGAAAATTAAGAGAAATAAAAGATGAGTTAAATGAAAAATATTTCAAAGGAACTCTTAGTGAACTTTCCATGGGTATGAGCCATGATTATAAGATTGCTTTAGAGGAAGGTGCAACAATTATAAGAGTGGGTAGTAAACTTTATAGCTAA